CTTCTCCTCCTCCTGATACTCCTGAAGAAGATTCAGCACTGTTCTCAATCCCACAAGCTGATGTGAGCTATATAACATCCTTAACTAGCCTAATGGAGTGTAGGCTTCTCTCACTGTAGGTGGTGAGGAGGTTACGTGAGCGTGGAGAGCCAGTGAGACTATTTGGAGAAAGTGACCGTGATAGATCTATTCGACTAAGGTACATTATTTATTAGTTGTGCCTCTTATCAAGAGGCTATGAACTCTCTCGCTGCTATCTTCCCATTGCTTTCTATAGGCAAATTGAAGTGCTAGAACCTGAGATAAACAAAGTACTGTAGCAGTAACTTAGTTCCTAACAATCCTTTATCATCTTGTTTGATGTGTAGGGCTTGAGGAATGATTTTAAGGCTGCTCTAGATAAAATTGAACAAGAGCATTTAGATGAAATGACAAGACAAATGGTAAGTGGCGGTCACATATTGTACCAAAAAGTGACAGACTAGGCAGTTTTAATTGCAATTGTTAGTGAAGTCATGTTAGGTAACATGCTGTGCTGTCTTGTTGATCTTTCACAGGACAAAGACTTTTCAGATCAGTCAGTTAATGTAACTGAACAAGATGATGGGCAGACATGGGACGACATTAAGGTGAGTGCGATTTGTGCATGTGGTGTGACAGTCAACATGGAAACACACTGATGCAGTGAATCCTCATTTTAGTAGTCACATCTttagtaagaccacctcattttGTTCACAGGTCCCAACAAAGTTAATGTGACCACCTCATTATTCAGACCATATTCCTTTACCATATTGTGTATCTTGCAGACAATGGCAGGAAAGCTTGGCCAAAACAAAGAGAAAGATCAAGAGACAATCTTGATAGCCTTAAAGGTATCATTAAAACTATTTCTGTAAAAACCAGTCTTAATATATAGTGTTTCCGTATTCTTATATTTGATTCATGTTCGCTGATACACTAGATAGCCTTAAGATGACAGAGTTTCAAATCACTGCCTTGTTTAATAGCTGTTATGAGAAGCCTATAGTATGACCATTGTAATGTTGTAACCACTTGTATGGTTGAATGTAGTTTCTACTTAATGTATGGGCAAAGAGACTCAACAGCCGACCAGAAAGTGAAAAGAGATCAGCCCAAGTTAGATTGGCAACTTGTGTTGTTACTTGTACAATAGACCTGTTCCTATAGGGTAAACAACAGAGTGCAATATACTCACAAACATCAGATTATTTAAAACCATTGTTTAAACAGCTACGACGAAAGGTGAGAGGTGTGCTTGGAGTGATTACAATTGTATTGTTCATGTTTCAGAGCACACAGCCTGATATCCGAGATGCACTCGCTCGCATAGTCCAACATTTACTACAGAGAGAATATGTCAAGGTAACAGATTGTGGTATTCTGAAAGGATTGTGCTGTCAGCAGATATCTACATGTAGGCTAATGATGCTTACCTACAGATGGCTATCGGTAATGCTCCATGGCCCCTGGGTGTCACCAACGTTGGTATTCATCAGAGAACGGGCAGAGAAAAGATCTTTGCAAAATATGTAGCTCGTATCCTTGACAAGATTTTGTAAAATAGTATAAGAAGCCACAAATCTTTAACTGATTTCTGTAGATGTGTTGAATGATGAGACTCAGAGAAAATACATTCAAGTGAGCAGCGTACGTCCTCCTACAACaatttttttcattattatttacAGGGACTGAAAAGACTAATGACATTTTGCCAACAAGTGTATCCAAATGAACCTTCAAAGTGTGTAGATTACGGTGCTGTAGCAAGATTTTTTTAATTGTACTCCGTGTATATTAGTATACGCAAAAAACCGAACAGTTCTAACTCTTTCGTGTGCTCGTTGCACTCGAGGTGACGATATGTCACGCTTGATCGGAATGGAGTTTGACATGGGCTCGAACACTAACTCGTTCCTGCACATCGGAGACACCATATCGCTCTACGCGGAAGG
The Dysidea avara chromosome 7, odDysAvar1.4, whole genome shotgun sequence genome window above contains:
- the LOC136259587 gene encoding pre-mRNA-splicing factor 18-like, which produces MNLAREAKLKLAEERKRLTEVAQSKGKKWLKRSEIHKVQTQGDDESASSSSSSDRPPPFELPKSSSRSSSLTSPPPDTPEEDSALFSIPQADVVRRLRERGEPVRLFGESDRDRSIRLRQIEVLEPEINKGLRNDFKAALDKIEQEHLDEMTRQMDKDFSDQSVNVTEQDDGQTWDDIKTMAGKLGQNKEKDQETILIALKFLLNVWAKRLNSRPESEKRSAQGKQQSAIYSQTSDYLKPLFKQLRRKSTQPDIRDALARIVQHLLQREYVKANDAYLQMAIGNAPWPLGVTNVGIHQRTGREKIFAKYVAHVLNDETQRKYIQGLKRLMTFCQQVYPNEPSKCVDYGAVARFF